From Streptomyces sp. NBC_00775, one genomic window encodes:
- a CDS encoding alpha-L-fucosidase encodes MSSSSLPLSRRRLLSAAGAATAFGLLRFAPEAAATDGPGSYTASWSSVDQHPPAPAWFQDAKFGIYYHWGVFSVPAFGNEWYPRNMYIGGSNENQHHIATYGDPSVWPYSNFIDGARDKAGNYVQFAPKLASQGGSWVPNAWAQMFRAAGAKFAGPVAEHHDGFSMWNSRSSPWNSVQHGPRLDLLGLHAQAIRGQGLKFMASLHHAYHFNGFYDHVPNQSDPALRVLFGQQGSAAENKLWYDKLAEVIDGYQPDLVWQDFDLGLVQESYRLQFLAHYYNQAVAWNKDVVATYKDGLDNKGEVYDFERGGPAGLLTPYWLTDDSISSSSWCYTVGIGYYSTQALLHSLLDRVSKGGSMLLNIAPMADGTIPSGQQSILLAMGDWLGRFGEAVYATRSWASYGEGPTQMGGGSFSGPVAGTPKDIRFTRSRDNKVLYATALGWQGGTMTITTLNANQINLSSLTGAQLLNNTAGTYINLPAPAQDASGLHLAMPSSNPPFSALAYTVKLTFSGEIPVLGAPGGSTTWVQIANVTSGLVLDSGGNVASGSNLKQWNYDGSANLQWQLIDLGNGYCRIMNRTNGMAADSWGDAANGAPARQAAWNGGNNQQWSLNSLGNNRYQIVNRGTGTALDGSGSTTVGSTTVMWTPNSSTNNEWTITGV; translated from the coding sequence ATGTCCTCCTCTTCCCTGCCGCTCAGCCGGCGCCGACTGCTGTCGGCGGCCGGCGCGGCGACGGCCTTCGGCCTGCTGCGGTTCGCCCCCGAGGCCGCCGCGACCGACGGCCCCGGAAGTTACACCGCGAGCTGGTCCTCCGTGGACCAGCACCCCCCGGCCCCGGCTTGGTTCCAGGACGCCAAGTTCGGCATCTACTACCACTGGGGTGTCTTCAGCGTTCCCGCGTTCGGGAACGAGTGGTATCCGCGCAACATGTACATCGGCGGCTCGAACGAGAACCAGCACCACATCGCCACCTACGGCGACCCCTCGGTATGGCCGTACAGCAACTTCATCGACGGTGCCCGCGACAAGGCCGGCAACTACGTGCAGTTCGCCCCCAAACTGGCCTCCCAGGGCGGCAGTTGGGTCCCGAACGCCTGGGCGCAGATGTTCAGGGCCGCGGGCGCGAAGTTCGCCGGCCCGGTCGCCGAGCACCACGACGGCTTCTCCATGTGGAACAGCCGCTCCAGCCCGTGGAACTCGGTCCAGCACGGCCCCCGACTCGACCTCCTGGGGCTGCACGCGCAGGCCATCCGTGGGCAGGGGCTGAAGTTCATGGCCTCCCTGCACCACGCCTACCACTTCAACGGCTTCTACGACCACGTGCCGAACCAGTCGGACCCGGCGCTGCGCGTCCTCTTCGGCCAGCAGGGCTCGGCCGCGGAGAACAAGCTCTGGTACGACAAGCTGGCCGAGGTCATCGACGGCTACCAGCCCGACCTGGTCTGGCAGGACTTCGACCTGGGCCTGGTGCAGGAGTCCTACCGGCTCCAGTTCCTCGCGCACTACTACAACCAGGCGGTCGCGTGGAACAAGGACGTGGTCGCGACCTACAAGGACGGCCTCGACAACAAGGGCGAGGTCTACGACTTCGAGCGCGGCGGACCGGCAGGGCTGCTCACCCCCTACTGGCTGACCGACGACAGCATCTCCTCCTCCAGTTGGTGCTACACGGTGGGCATCGGCTACTACTCGACGCAGGCACTGCTGCACTCGCTGCTCGACCGGGTCAGCAAGGGCGGCAGCATGCTGCTGAACATCGCTCCGATGGCCGACGGCACCATCCCCTCCGGCCAGCAGTCGATCCTGCTCGCCATGGGCGACTGGCTCGGCCGCTTCGGAGAGGCGGTCTACGCCACCCGCTCCTGGGCCAGTTACGGCGAGGGCCCCACCCAGATGGGCGGAGGCTCGTTCAGCGGCCCGGTGGCCGGCACACCGAAGGACATCCGGTTCACTCGCAGTCGGGACAACAAGGTCCTGTACGCCACCGCGCTGGGCTGGCAGGGCGGAACCATGACCATCACGACGCTGAACGCGAACCAGATCAACCTCAGCAGCCTGACCGGCGCGCAACTGCTGAACAACACGGCCGGCACCTACATCAACCTGCCCGCACCGGCCCAGGATGCCTCCGGCCTGCACCTCGCCATGCCGTCGTCCAACCCGCCGTTCAGCGCCCTGGCGTACACGGTCAAGCTCACCTTCTCCGGTGAGATACCCGTTCTGGGCGCGCCGGGCGGCTCCACGACCTGGGTGCAGATCGCCAACGTGACCAGCGGGCTGGTGCTCGACAGCGGGGGCAACGTGGCCTCCGGCTCCAACCTCAAGCAGTGGAACTACGACGGCAGCGCCAACCTGCAGTGGCAGCTGATCGACCTCGGCAACGGCTACTGCCGCATCATGAACCGCACCAACGGTATGGCCGCCGACAGCTGGGGCGATGCCGCCAACGGCGCTCCCGCCCGGCAGGCGGCGTGGAACGGCGGCAACAACCAGCAGTGGTCGCTCAACAGCCTTGGCAACAACCGCTACCAGATCGTCAATCGGGGCACCGGCACCGCCCTTGACGGCAGCGGCAGCACCACGGTCGGCTCGACCACGGTGATGTGGACGCCGAATTCCAGCACCAACAACGAATGGACCATCACCGGGGTCTGA
- a CDS encoding ricin-type beta-trefoil lectin domain protein, whose product MSIMTAVLLVLAAAGTSFSSGRGAPASATTADAVQAAAGCGKAPTLTSGTHTIQSGGQTRSYILRVPAGYDSNHPYRLIFGFHWRGGTANDVDSGGTDGYNWSYYGLRRLADNANNSTIFVAPQGIGNGWANSGGQDVAFVDAMVSQIEAGLCVDTTQLFSAGFSYGGAMSYALACSRATVFRAVAVYSGANLSGCNGGTQPIAYMGLHGIRDNVLPISSGRELRDTFVRANGCTPQNAPEPAYGSLTHIITTYSGCRSGYPVVWAAFDGAGHDPGPIDGSTGDGWRTWTSAAVWQFFTQFGSNPPPSTGNQEIIGQQSGRCLDINNSTTANGTQAQLWDCNGGSNQRWTHTAGKQLVVYGSKCLGASGQGSGTPAAIWDCSGQADQQWNINSDGTITAVQSGLCLDANGQGTANGTKVQLWSCTGGANQHWRLAN is encoded by the coding sequence ATGTCCATCATGACCGCGGTACTTCTCGTCCTGGCAGCTGCGGGCACCTCGTTCAGCAGCGGCCGTGGCGCGCCCGCGTCGGCCACGACCGCCGACGCCGTCCAGGCCGCCGCCGGCTGCGGCAAGGCCCCCACGCTGACGAGCGGCACACACACGATTCAGAGCGGCGGCCAGACACGCAGTTACATACTGCGGGTTCCTGCCGGCTATGACAGCAACCACCCCTACCGGCTGATCTTCGGTTTCCACTGGCGGGGCGGTACGGCCAACGACGTCGACTCGGGCGGAACGGACGGGTACAACTGGTCCTACTACGGCCTGCGGCGCCTGGCCGACAACGCGAACAACAGCACGATCTTCGTCGCCCCCCAGGGCATCGGCAACGGCTGGGCCAACTCCGGCGGCCAGGATGTGGCCTTCGTCGACGCCATGGTCAGCCAGATCGAAGCAGGTCTGTGCGTCGACACGACGCAGTTGTTCTCCGCCGGCTTCAGCTACGGCGGCGCCATGTCGTACGCCCTCGCCTGCTCCCGGGCGACGGTCTTCCGCGCGGTCGCGGTCTACTCCGGCGCGAACCTCAGCGGGTGTAACGGCGGCACTCAGCCCATCGCCTACATGGGTCTGCACGGCATCAGGGACAACGTGCTGCCCATCTCGTCGGGACGAGAACTGCGCGACACCTTCGTCCGGGCGAACGGCTGCACTCCGCAGAACGCGCCCGAGCCGGCCTACGGAAGCCTGACGCACATCATCACCACCTACTCCGGATGCAGGTCCGGATACCCCGTCGTCTGGGCCGCGTTCGACGGAGCGGGCCACGACCCCGGCCCCATAGACGGCTCAACCGGTGACGGCTGGCGCACCTGGACGTCGGCAGCGGTGTGGCAGTTCTTCACACAGTTCGGCTCGAACCCGCCACCGTCCACCGGCAATCAGGAGATCATCGGCCAGCAGTCGGGGCGCTGCCTCGACATCAACAACTCCACCACGGCCAACGGCACGCAGGCACAACTGTGGGACTGCAACGGCGGCTCCAACCAACGGTGGACCCACACCGCCGGAAAGCAGCTGGTTGTCTACGGCAGCAAGTGCCTGGGTGCCTCCGGCCAGGGCAGCGGCACCCCGGCGGCGATCTGGGACTGCAGCGGGCAGGCAGACCAGCAATGGAACATCAACTCCGACGGCACGATCACAGCAGTGCAGTCGGGCCTCTGCCTGGACGCCAACGGCCAGGGAACCGCCAACGGGACGAAAGTCCAGCTGTGGAGTTGCACAGGCGGTGCGAACCAGCACTGGCGCCTGGCGAACTGA
- a CDS encoding DUF5990 family protein yields MRIRIDAVDLPGLTCPAPVDGNVPEYGNIHVAVQRRDRPAELLAPQHGDAPSATWTLECTTRVSPTGTEVKGPYVQDRLGRRFIYLSWGTVDESGTFTMFRRAKLMLDVIPEDVLASAARDGLLVGRLGLTDAQGGPLCARVQPPHITWTAERAG; encoded by the coding sequence ATGCGCATCCGCATCGACGCCGTCGACCTGCCCGGCCTCACCTGCCCGGCCCCTGTCGACGGCAATGTCCCTGAGTACGGCAACATCCACGTCGCGGTGCAACGCCGCGACCGTCCGGCCGAACTCCTCGCGCCCCAGCACGGTGACGCACCGTCCGCGACCTGGACCCTGGAGTGCACCACGCGCGTCTCGCCGACCGGAACCGAGGTCAAAGGCCCCTACGTGCAGGACCGTCTGGGTCGGCGGTTCATCTACCTTTCGTGGGGCACGGTCGACGAGTCGGGCACCTTCACGATGTTCCGCCGCGCCAAGCTGATGCTCGACGTCATCCCCGAAGACGTACTCGCCTCCGCCGCACGCGACGGACTGCTCGTCGGACGCCTCGGCCTGACCGACGCGCAGGGCGGGCCTCTTTGCGCACGAGTCCAGCCCCCGCACATCACCTGGACCGCCGAACGTGCCGGCTAG
- a CDS encoding RICIN domain-containing protein yields the protein MGSVLGTVATAPPAHAATAFASTAVNQNGGNCLGLPGSSTADGIQLIQWACHGGGNQTIIFTPVGGTTDQYGIGTSTSGKCVDVNGASSADNATIVQRTCGTGADQKFRLVSVTINGTNNVFNLHAVHSGKCVAPSGDSSAGNTGLVQLPCSNATSRAWRLPGFTGSDGGSTTPPTKTVRVFWLKPSDVPFDQRYPDGIADVMREAQRYYKQELGKTFTLNNPVVEVVGGDQPRSWYENTPNGGDRYWWAVTNMQNELARKFA from the coding sequence ATCGGTTCGGTCCTGGGCACCGTCGCGACGGCGCCTCCCGCTCACGCCGCGACGGCGTTCGCCTCCACCGCGGTCAACCAGAACGGCGGCAACTGCCTTGGTTTGCCGGGCAGTTCCACCGCCGACGGCATCCAGCTCATCCAATGGGCCTGCCATGGCGGCGGCAACCAGACCATCATCTTCACCCCGGTCGGCGGAACCACCGACCAATACGGCATCGGCACGTCGACCAGCGGAAAATGCGTGGACGTCAACGGAGCATCCAGCGCCGACAACGCCACGATCGTTCAGCGGACCTGCGGCACCGGGGCCGACCAGAAGTTCCGTCTGGTATCGGTGACGATCAACGGAACGAATAACGTCTTCAACCTTCACGCGGTCCACTCCGGCAAATGCGTCGCCCCGTCAGGGGACTCCTCGGCCGGCAACACCGGTCTCGTTCAACTGCCCTGCAGCAACGCGACATCACGGGCGTGGCGGCTGCCCGGCTTCACCGGCAGCGACGGCGGCTCGACCACTCCCCCGACGAAGACCGTCCGGGTGTTCTGGCTGAAGCCCTCCGACGTTCCGTTCGACCAGCGATACCCCGACGGCATCGCCGACGTGATGCGGGAGGCGCAGCGCTACTACAAGCAGGAGCTCGGCAAGACCTTCACGCTGAACAACCCCGTGGTCGAGGTCGTGGGCGGTGACCAGCCGCGCAGCTGGTACGAGAACACGCCCAACGGCGGTGACCGTTACTGGTGGGCCGTCACGAACATGCAGAACGAACTCGCCAGAAAGTTCGCCTGA